Proteins encoded by one window of Babylonia areolata isolate BAREFJ2019XMU chromosome 8, ASM4173473v1, whole genome shotgun sequence:
- the LOC143284524 gene encoding putative prolyl-tRNA synthetase associated domain-containing protein 1, with the protein MEAPKTKSDLLAKLEELGISAATIDHEAVFTVEQALPLVASMDGIFAKNLFLNDKKKNLYLYCAPHFIDTKLNELAKQVGVSGGFRFASEERLTEALGLKQGSVSVFGLINDPGQKVKLVLDRKFWEEESAGGSSEAEAEGGDAAQGGGEKCLLFHPLVNTATTGISIKGLKAFLNFTGHKPIIV; encoded by the exons ATGGAGGCCCCGAAAACCAAGAGCGATCTTCTTGCAAAACTGGAAGAACTTGGAATCAGTGCAGCTACTATCGATCATGAAGCG GTTTTCACAGTGGAGCAAGCTCTTCCCTTGGTTGCTTCAATGGATGGGATCTTTGCCAAGAATCTTTTTCTGAACGACAAGAAGAAAAACCTGTACTTGTACTGCGCACCACACTTCATAGATACGAAGCTGAATGAGCTTGCCAAGCAAGTGGGTGTGTCTGGAGGCTTTCGCTTTGCTTCTGAGGAAAGGCTGACCGAAGCACTGGGTCTTAAGCAAGGTAGCGTGTCGGTTTTTGGTCTCATCAATGATCCTGGGCAAAAGGTGAAACTGGTTCTGGATCGCAAGTTCTGGGAGGAAGAGTCAGCAGGGGGCAGCAGCGAGGCTGAGGCGGAAGGTGGAGATGCCGCgcagggtggaggggagaagtgTTTACTCTTCCATCCTTTGGTGAACACTGCGACCACAGGGATTTCCATTAAGGGGTTGAAAGCCTTCCTTAACTTTACTGGCCACAAGCCTATCATTGTTTAA
- the LOC143284523 gene encoding alpha-L-fucosidase-like, which translates to MTITMASSVLKLATLCAVLFSSAAQYKPTWESLDSRPLPAWYDEVKLGIFIHWGVFSVPSFRSEWFWWDWQGAKDKDVIDYMKTNFKPDFTYPDFGPQFTAEFFSPEEWADIFNASGAGYIVFVSKHHEGYTNWPSKYSWNWNSMDVGPNRDIVGELADAIKSKTNLHFGLYHSLFEWFNPLYVQDKANNFTTQDFVNTKTLPELYELVNTYKPDIVWSDGDWDAKDTYWKSRDFLAWLYNSSPVKDTVVTNDRWGNGVMCHHGGFFTCSDRYNPGVLQKRKWENAMTLDKQSWGFRRTAQLSDYLTMEELLATFASTVSCGGNMLVNVGPTHSGMIDPIFEERLRQLGSWLHVNGEAIYKSRPWSHQNDTKTPGIWYTKGTTADGGYNVYAIVLEIKGEPLFLGAPQPSPQTTVSMLGYPGNFHWETGLDGIIVSIPPISVNDRPCQWAWVLKLTNLLN; encoded by the exons ATGACCATAACAATGGCGAGTTCAGTGTTGAAATTAGCAAcgttgtgtgctgttttgttttcctcaGCAGCTCAGTACAAACCCACATGGGAATCGTTGGATTCTCGTCCCCTTCCAGCATG GTATGATGAGGTGAAACTGGGCATCTTCATCCACTGGGGCGTGTTTTCTGTGCCAAGTTTCCGCTCAGAGTGGTTTTGGTGGGACTGGCAG GGGGCCAAAGACAAGGATGTCATTGACTATATGAAGACCAACTTCAAACCTGATTTCACTTATCCAGACTTTGGACCACAGTTTACAGCAGAATTTTTCAGTCCAGAGGAGTGGGCAGACATCTTTAATGCCTCGGGTGCTGG GTACATTGTGTTTGTCAGCAAGCATCATGAAGGGTACACAAACTGGCCTTCAAAGTATTCCTGGAACTGGAACTCCATGGATGTTGGACCCAACAGAGATATTGTCG GTGAGCTTGCTGATGCTATCAAATCCAAGACCAACCTTCATTTTGGGTTGTACCACTCTCTGTTTGAATGGTTTAATCCCCTCTACGTGCAAGACAAGGCCAATAATTTTACTACACAAGATTTTGTCAAT acaaagaCATTGCCAGAACTGTATGAGCTGGTGAACACATACAAGCCAGACATTGTGTGGAGTGACGGGGATTGGGATGCCAAAGATACTTACTGGAAGTCCCGGGACTTCCTTGCCTGGCTCTATAACTCTAG CCCTGTGAAAGACACAGTCGTCACCAATGACAGATGGGGAAATGGAGTGATGTGTCATCATGGAGGATTTTTTACCTGCTCAGACAGGTACAATCCAG GTGTACTTCAGAAACGAAAATGGGAGAATGCTATGACACTCGACAAGCAGTCTTGGGGCTTCAGACGTACAGCACAGCTGAGTGATTACCTGACCATGGAGGAACTGCTGGCCACCTTTGCTTCCACTGTCAG CTGTGGAGGTAACATGCTGGTGAACGTGGGACCCACTCACAGCGGAATGATCGACCCTATCTTTGAGGAGCGTCTCCGACAGCTTGGCTCCTGGCTGCATGTCAATGGGGAGGCCATTTACAAGTCTCGACCCTGGTCCCATCAAAATGACACCAAAACACCCGGAATCTG GTATACAAAGGGGACTACAGCAGACGGAGGATACAATGTCTATGCCATTGTGTTGGAAATCAAAGGGGAGCCACTCTTCCTGGGTGCACCTCAGCCATCCCCCCAAACCACCGTCAGTATGCTTGGTTACCCTGGCAACTTTCACTGGGAGACTGGTCTGGATGGGATAATCGTCAGCATACCACCTATATCTGTGAATGACCGCCCTTGCCAATGGGCGTGGGTACTGAAGTTGACAAATCTTCTGAATTAA